The following are encoded together in the Flavihumibacter fluvii genome:
- a CDS encoding serine hydrolase, giving the protein MMYLKRVILGMFSFFLAVCSLAQTTDKKLEKAVLETITGFHGQIGIFIKHLPSGKTVAIRADSIFPTASMVKIPILIGIMDKIRKGELGYHQDLIYSDSLLYEGEDILGSFKNGEKIGLAKVMMLMLTTSDNTASLWLQSLAGTGTRINQLMDSLGYKNTRVNSRTPGREAFRLVYGWGQTSPREMVSLLEQVYRRQLIDSAASDRMLRCLGRNYWDEEAISQLPPEIFVASKNGAVDASRSETMLVMAPHGPYIFSIITKNQQDTRWDSNNEGWVAARKLSRLLWTYFEPNYPYQPVLGLDGRPGMK; this is encoded by the coding sequence ATGATGTATTTAAAGCGGGTGATCCTGGGCATGTTTAGCTTCTTCCTGGCTGTTTGTTCCCTGGCGCAAACCACGGACAAAAAACTCGAAAAGGCGGTTTTGGAAACTATAACTGGATTTCATGGCCAAATCGGCATTTTTATCAAACACCTGCCCAGTGGCAAAACGGTGGCTATCAGGGCCGATTCCATCTTCCCTACGGCGAGCATGGTCAAAATCCCGATCCTCATCGGAATCATGGATAAAATCCGGAAAGGGGAACTCGGGTATCACCAGGACCTTATCTATAGCGACTCCCTCCTGTATGAAGGGGAGGATATCCTCGGTTCTTTTAAAAACGGGGAAAAAATCGGCCTGGCCAAAGTGATGATGCTGATGCTGACCACCAGCGACAATACCGCCAGCCTCTGGCTGCAATCCCTGGCCGGCACGGGTACCCGGATCAACCAGCTCATGGATAGCCTCGGGTATAAAAATACCCGGGTGAACTCGCGCACGCCCGGAAGGGAAGCATTTCGCCTGGTATATGGCTGGGGACAAACCTCCCCGCGCGAAATGGTGTCCCTGCTGGAACAGGTCTACCGGCGCCAGTTGATCGATTCCGCAGCTTCTGACAGGATGTTGCGCTGCCTGGGCCGGAATTACTGGGACGAAGAAGCCATTTCCCAGCTGCCCCCGGAAATTTTTGTGGCTTCCAAAAATGGCGCTGTTGACGCCTCAAGAAGTGAAACCATGCTGGTGATGGCGCCCCATGGCCCTTATATTTTTTCCATTATTACAAAAAACCAGCAAGACACCCGGTGGGACAGCAACAACGAGGGCTGGGTGGCCGCCCGTAAATTGTCCAGGCTGCTCTGGACCTATTTTGAACCGAATTATCCCTACCAGCCGGTATTGGGACTGGATGGCCGTCCGGGTATGAAATGA
- a CDS encoding FeoA family protein, whose translation MQQHSFEGIMMKRLSDIGVGHTVVIKSFENNDIFLKLMEMGCVPGEQIRVEQVAPLGDPIAITVSGYNLSLRLDEARNIFVEEVR comes from the coding sequence ATGCAGCAGCATAGTTTTGAGGGTATTATGATGAAGCGCTTGTCGGATATAGGAGTTGGACATACAGTGGTGATTAAAAGTTTCGAGAACAACGATATTTTCCTGAAGTTGATGGAAATGGGTTGTGTACCCGGAGAACAGATCAGGGTGGAGCAGGTAGCGCCCCTCGGCGATCCCATTGCCATCACGGTGTCCGGCTACAACCTCAGCCTGCGGCTTGATGAAGCCCGGAATATTTTTGTAGAGGAAGTCCGCTAA
- the ybeY gene encoding rRNA maturation RNase YbeY, producing the protein MMEKTTNNITFHYLVKDFPFTNRSGCKAFLQALFRKEKKKLAQLNFIFCTDEYLLNINKTHLKHDYYTDIITFELSDPGAPVVGEIYISIDRVRDNAKSLGEPFKRELHRVIFHGALHLCDYGDKSPKEEVLMRKMEDNYLALYFA; encoded by the coding sequence ATGATGGAAAAGACCACCAATAATATAACGTTTCATTACCTGGTCAAGGATTTCCCCTTTACCAACCGTTCGGGCTGCAAAGCCTTTCTCCAGGCCTTATTCCGGAAAGAAAAGAAAAAGCTTGCCCAGCTGAATTTTATCTTCTGTACGGACGAATACCTGCTGAACATCAATAAAACCCACCTGAAGCACGATTATTATACCGATATCATCACTTTCGAACTATCCGACCCCGGCGCCCCAGTAGTTGGCGAAATCTATATCAGTATCGACCGGGTAAGGGATAATGCAAAAAGCCTGGGTGAGCCCTTCAAAAGGGAATTGCACCGGGTAATCTTCCATGGGGCACTCCACCTTTGCGATTACGGGGACAAATCCCCTAAAGAGGAAGTATTGATGAGAAAAATGGAGGACAATTACCTGGCGCTGTACTTTGCATAA
- the nadD gene encoding nicotinate (nicotinamide) nucleotide adenylyltransferase, which produces MKIGCYFGSFNPIHTGHCIIANHMANSTDLQQVWLVISPQNPFKPSAGLLNEYHRLHLAQTAIEGITALKASNIEFHLPKPSYTIDTLTYLKEKFPQHEFAVILGSDGLQNLHKWKNAQVLVAEYDFYVYPRPGFPVPAGLSPRFHIVQAPMLDISATAIREMIRTGKDIRFLVPDPVKEEIEKNGYYR; this is translated from the coding sequence ATGAAAATTGGTTGCTATTTTGGATCCTTTAACCCTATTCATACGGGCCACTGTATCATTGCCAATCACATGGCTAACAGTACCGACCTGCAACAGGTTTGGCTGGTGATTTCGCCACAGAACCCCTTTAAGCCTTCTGCCGGACTGCTCAATGAGTACCACCGTTTGCACCTTGCGCAAACTGCCATAGAGGGGATTACCGCCCTTAAAGCCAGCAATATTGAATTCCATCTTCCCAAACCTTCCTATACCATTGATACGCTGACCTACCTGAAAGAGAAATTCCCCCAACATGAGTTTGCCGTGATCCTGGGTAGTGATGGCCTCCAGAACCTGCATAAATGGAAAAATGCCCAGGTACTGGTGGCGGAATATGACTTTTATGTGTACCCCCGCCCGGGTTTTCCGGTCCCGGCTGGCCTCTCCCCGCGCTTCCATATTGTGCAGGCACCCATGCTGGATATCTCGGCCACTGCCATCCGCGAAATGATCAGGACCGGAAAAGATATCCGTTTCCTGGTGCCGGACCCGGTAAAGGAAGAAATCGAAAAAAATGGGTACTATCGGTAG